The following are encoded together in the Oncorhynchus gorbuscha isolate QuinsamMale2020 ecotype Even-year linkage group LG03, OgorEven_v1.0, whole genome shotgun sequence genome:
- the LOC124031293 gene encoding integrin beta-7-like — protein MVGFFLLGTFILYCVGQIQIQGIPQICVSQPSCSACLRSPGCAWCKHKDFLKSGESTERRCDTAESLRTRGCEQTDIINPQSELVFLKNNELSSDPDNVVQLKPQNLLFKLRVGVPQTFSVSFKRAEGYPIDLYYLMDLSFSMRDDLDTIKNLGQEILSTLKNVTNKVRIGFGSFVDKVALPYVSQVKDKKNNPCPSRLYTCQPAFSFQNILGLTQDVAEFKTRVSNQIISGNLDSPESGFDAIMQAAVCQGVIGWNNVTRILVYTSDDTFHIAGDGRLAGIFEPNDGKCHLNGSGFYDGIKYDYPSVGQLARVLAANNIQLIFAVTEDSVAAYKALSKLIPQSVLGVLKNDSSNVVQLILEAYSNLSSTILLEHHGAPLGLDVTYRSHCTPAEGDNTPWQRRGECMNVKLNQQVDFTVSLNISMSEGECLKEKKQFVLKLQGISETLKVSVETLCDCDCHDREQQSTHCNEKGTLNCGICSCDEDHLGQRCECEQPKDMISADSMDTTCRQDSSPLLCSGHGGCECGICVCQGTHRGDFCQCDDNSCDRHNNMLCSGNGQCDCGTCKCHANYTGSACDCSTLTDQCRTAGKLCNGQGTCQCNQCQCNNDFFGMSCSKIANACAKFLACVTCELANKESDGLKSNCSRPCGSVKPTWVEGPQEFPCREDTISYKVELFPDGNILVLYADLPRSVDKTYVIIGSSVSSIIFIGIAVILISWLMLEFHYQREYASFLKATETVVWKNIENPLFQDATTIVINPIHIQED, from the exons GACTTCCTGAAGTCTGGGGAGTCCACTGAGCGGAGGTGTGACACTGCTGAGTCTCTGAGGACCAGAGGCTGTGAGCAGACAGACATCATCAACCCCCAATCAGAACTGGTCTTCCTAAAGAACAATGAGCTCAGCAGCGACCCAGACAATGTGGTCCAGCTTAAGCCACAAAACCTCCTCTTCAAACTCAGAGTCG GAGTCCCTCAGACCTTCAGTGTGTCATTCAAGAGAGCCGAGGGCTACCCCATAGACCTGTACTACCTAATGGACCTGTCCTTCTCCATGAGGGACGACCTGGACACCATCAAGAATCTGGGCCAGGAAATCCTCTCTACTCTAAAAAACGTCACCAATAAGGTCCGCATAG GCTTTGGCTCGTTTGTGGACAAGGTGGCTCTGCCGTATGTCAGCCAGGTTAAGGACAAGAAGAACAACCCCTGTCCCAGCCGCCTGTACACCTGTCAACCTGCCTTCAGCTTCCAGAACATTCTGGGACTAACCCAGGACGTGGCCGAGTTCAAGACCAGGGTCAGCAACCAGATCATCTCTGGAAACCTGGACTCCCCCGAGTCTGGCTTTGACGCCATCATGCAGGCAGCTGTCTGCCAG ggtGTGATTGGTTGGAACAATGTCACTCGGATCCTGGTTTACACGTCAGATGACACCTTCCACATTGCCGGGGACGGCAGGCTGGCTGGGATATTCGAACCTAATGATGGGAAGTGTCATCTCAATGGCAGCGGCTTCTACGATGGCATTAAATAT GACTACCCATCGGTTGGCCAGCTCGCCAGGGTCCTGGCAGCCAATAACATCCAGCTCATCTTTGCTGTCACCGAGGACAGTGTTGCTGCCTACAAG GCATTGAGTAAGCTAATCCCTCAGTCAGTGCTGGGAGTCCTGAAGAACGACTCCAGCAACGTGGTCCAGCTCATCTTAGAGGCCTACAGT AACCTGTCCTCCACTATCTTATTGGAGCACCATGGAGCCCCCTTAGGTCTGGACGTGACCTACAGATCCCACTGCACCCCTGCAGAAGGGGACAACACCCCGTGGCAGAGGAGGGGCGAGTGCATGAACGTCAAGCTCAACCAGCAG GTTGACTTCACAGTGAGTCTGAATATTTCAATGTCTGAAGGAGAATGTCTGAAGGAGAAGAAGCAGTTTGTCCTCAAACTGCAGGGCATCAGTGAGACCCTGAAGGTCTCCGTGGAAACCCTGTGTGACTGTGACTGCCATGACAGAGAACAGCAGTCCACACACTGCAATGAAAAGGGAACGCTCAACTGCGGAATCTGCAG CTGTGACGAGGACCACCTGGGTCAAAGGTGTGAGTGTGAGCAGCCTAAGGACATGATCTCTGCCGACTCTATGGACACAACATGTCGCCAAGACAGCTCCCCGCTGCTATGTAGCGGGCACGGGGGCTGTGAGTGTGGCATATGTGTGTGCCAGGGCACCCACCGTGGTGATTTCTGCCAATGTGATGACAACAGCTGTGACCGCCACAACAACATGCTCTGCAGTG GTAATGGGCAGTGTGACTGTGGAACATGTAAGTGTCATGCCAACTACACAGGCTCTGCGTGTGACTGTTCCACCCTCACCGACCAGTGCAGGACTGCTGGGAAGCTGTGCAATGGCCAGGGAACATGCCAGTGTAACCAGTGCCAGTGCAACAATGACTTCTTTGGCATGAGCTGCTCAAAGATTGCTAATGCATGTGCAAAATTCCT GGCCTGTGTGACGTGTGAATTGGCCAATAAGGAAAGTGACGGACTAAAGAGTAACTGTAGCCGACCATGTGGCTCAGTCAAGCCCACTTGGGTTGAGGGACCCCAGGAGTTCCCTTGCAGAGAAGACACCATCTCCTACAAAGTGGAGCTGTTCCCTGATggcaacatcctggtcctctacGCAGATCTGCCCC GCTCTGTTGACAAGACTTATGTGATCATTGGCAGCTCGGTGTCCAGCATCATCTTCATTGGGATCGCAGTGATCCTCATCAGCTGGCTGATGCTGGAGTTCCACTACCAGAGAGAGTACGCCAGCTTCCTCAAAGCAACGGAGACTGTAGTCTGGAAAAAT ATCGAAAATCCTTTGTTCCAGGACGCCACAACCATAGTTATAAACCCCATACACATTCAAGAGGACTGA